In one Inquilinus sp. Marseille-Q2685 genomic region, the following are encoded:
- a CDS encoding UvrD-helicase domain-containing protein — protein MRFHADLHVHSKHSRATSRDLDLEHLAHWAARKGVGVVGTGDCVHPAWLAELKDKLVPDTPGLFRLRPDLEAAVMATLPAPCRTPVRFMLSTEISTIYKKGDRTRKIHHLIYGPDFDTIDRLQASLARIGNIASDGRPILGLDSRDLLEITLASGPDAYLVPAHIWTPWFAALGSQSGFDSIAECYGDLSDHIFAVETGLSSDPAMNWRISFLDRYRLTSNSDAHSPGKLGREATAFDCDPDYHAIRRALETGEGYVGTVEFFPEEGKYHADGHRKCDVRLSPQETLALDGRCPVCSQPVTVGVLHRIETLADRSEEEAVPPPTAGEIASLVPLPEILSELLATGPSSKAVERSYDRLVGTLGSELAILGEIPVEDIARAESELLAEAVTRLRKGQVIRDAGYDGEYGVIRLFEPQELKSRTAGGLLFDLPQRRTEAKVEVAPSVSNLDEPTRNLSRLAGEVGRPQDDRVRAGPGLDETPSPGAAGAAPTSPASGRGTQTASSSNLLDRLDPDQRAAAERVEGPLLIVAGPGSGKTRTLTHRIAHLVASGAAPESCLAITFTRRAAAEMRERLEALLPGAAARMPIHTFHSLGLALLREHGEAAGLHRDFRVAGEAERATLLQEVLEVSRTKAERLLRAISRAKRTGTPADLDLAEALARYDEALALRNWIDFDDLVGRSIAALEGDPGLVARMRDRFRHVSVDEFQDVDDSQVRLLSLLVPSGGNLCVIGDPDQAIYGFRGADASCFDRFHQDHPGAAMIRLRRNYRSTGTIVTAASRFICAGRNANGGRAEPAAEIVRAMQDRISVHAAASDKAEAEFVVAEIEALLGGHSFFSIDSGRSDGMARDQLGFGDIAVLYRTDAQAEAVAEALARGGMPFKKSSLAPLSEDPAVRALLAALEPEAGEGPLPRQLQRAAEALRRDGADPAATTAALQRLSLIASRQAEASGIDDRAGFLAAVALAAEADFWDPRADRVSLLTLHAAKGLEFPVVFILGLEDGVLPLRFGEADPAATAEERRLFYVGMTRAMDRLFLCRARERRWRGGTVRLEASPFLGEIEAELLAHRRPDPAPRRPAERQLSLF, from the coding sequence ACGCCGATCTGCACGTCCATTCCAAGCATTCGCGGGCGACAAGCCGGGATCTCGACCTGGAGCATCTGGCGCATTGGGCGGCGCGGAAGGGCGTCGGCGTGGTCGGCACCGGCGACTGCGTGCACCCGGCCTGGCTGGCCGAGTTGAAGGACAAGCTGGTGCCGGACACGCCGGGCCTGTTCCGGCTGCGCCCGGACCTCGAGGCCGCGGTGATGGCGACGCTGCCGGCGCCGTGCCGGACGCCCGTGCGCTTCATGCTGTCGACCGAGATCTCGACCATCTACAAGAAGGGCGACCGCACCCGGAAGATCCACCACCTGATCTACGGGCCGGATTTCGACACGATCGACCGGCTGCAGGCCAGCCTGGCGCGGATCGGCAACATCGCCTCCGACGGCCGGCCGATCCTCGGCCTCGATTCCCGCGACCTGCTGGAGATCACGCTGGCCTCAGGCCCCGACGCATACTTGGTGCCGGCCCATATCTGGACCCCCTGGTTCGCCGCGCTGGGGTCGCAGTCGGGCTTCGATTCCATCGCCGAATGCTACGGCGACCTGTCGGACCATATCTTCGCAGTCGAGACCGGCCTGTCCTCCGACCCGGCGATGAACTGGCGGATCTCCTTCCTCGACCGCTACCGCCTGACCTCGAACTCCGACGCGCATTCGCCCGGCAAGCTGGGGCGCGAGGCCACGGCCTTCGACTGCGACCCGGACTACCACGCCATCCGCCGGGCGCTGGAGACCGGCGAGGGCTACGTCGGCACCGTCGAGTTCTTCCCGGAGGAGGGCAAGTACCACGCCGACGGCCACCGCAAATGCGATGTCCGGCTGAGCCCGCAGGAGACGCTGGCGCTGGACGGCCGTTGCCCGGTCTGCAGCCAGCCGGTCACGGTCGGCGTGCTGCACCGGATCGAGACGCTGGCCGACCGCAGCGAGGAAGAGGCGGTGCCGCCGCCGACGGCGGGCGAGATCGCCAGCCTGGTGCCGCTGCCGGAGATCCTGTCGGAGCTGCTGGCGACCGGTCCGTCCAGCAAGGCGGTGGAGCGCAGCTACGACCGCTTGGTCGGCACGCTGGGGTCGGAGCTGGCGATCCTCGGGGAGATCCCGGTCGAGGACATCGCCCGTGCCGAATCCGAGCTGCTGGCCGAGGCGGTGACCCGGCTGCGGAAGGGGCAGGTGATCCGCGACGCCGGCTATGACGGCGAATACGGCGTGATCCGCCTGTTCGAGCCGCAGGAGCTGAAGAGCCGCACCGCCGGCGGGCTGCTGTTCGACCTGCCGCAGAGGCGGACGGAGGCGAAGGTCGAGGTGGCGCCATCGGTTTCCAACCTCGACGAACCAACGCGCAACCTCTCCCGCCTGGCGGGAGAGGTCGGGCGTCCGCAGGACGACCGGGTGAGGGCGGGCCCCGGCCTCGACGAAACCCCCTCACCCGGAGCCGCTGGCGCGGCTCCGACCTCTCCCGCAAGCGGGAGAGGCACACAAACGGCCAGCTCCAGTAACCTCCTCGACCGCCTCGACCCCGACCAGCGGGCGGCGGCTGAGCGGGTCGAGGGGCCGCTGCTGATCGTCGCCGGGCCGGGATCGGGCAAGACCCGGACGCTGACCCATCGCATCGCCCATCTGGTCGCCAGCGGCGCTGCGCCCGAATCCTGCCTCGCCATCACCTTCACCCGACGGGCGGCGGCGGAGATGCGCGAACGGCTGGAGGCGCTGCTGCCCGGCGCGGCGGCGCGGATGCCGATCCACACCTTCCACTCGCTCGGCCTCGCTTTGCTGCGCGAGCATGGCGAGGCGGCCGGGCTGCATCGCGATTTCCGGGTGGCGGGGGAGGCGGAGCGCGCGACCCTGCTGCAGGAGGTGCTGGAGGTGTCCCGCACCAAGGCGGAGCGGCTCTTGCGCGCCATCTCCCGCGCCAAGCGCACCGGGACGCCGGCCGATCTCGACCTCGCCGAGGCGCTGGCCCGCTACGACGAGGCGCTGGCGCTGCGCAACTGGATCGATTTCGACGACCTGGTCGGCCGCAGCATCGCGGCGCTGGAGGGCGATCCCGGCCTGGTCGCCCGCATGCGCGACCGGTTCCGCCATGTCTCGGTCGACGAGTTCCAGGACGTCGACGACAGCCAGGTGCGCCTCCTATCGCTGCTGGTGCCGTCCGGCGGCAACCTCTGCGTCATCGGCGACCCGGACCAGGCGATCTACGGCTTCCGCGGCGCCGACGCCTCCTGCTTCGACCGGTTCCACCAGGACCATCCCGGCGCCGCCATGATCCGGCTGCGGCGCAACTACCGCTCCACCGGCACCATCGTCACCGCCGCCTCGCGCTTCATCTGCGCCGGCCGAAACGCCAATGGGGGCCGTGCGGAGCCGGCGGCAGAGATCGTGCGGGCGATGCAGGACCGCATCTCGGTCCACGCCGCCGCCAGCGACAAGGCCGAGGCCGAGTTCGTGGTGGCGGAGATCGAGGCCCTCCTGGGCGGCCACAGCTTCTTCTCGATCGACAGCGGCCGTTCCGATGGCATGGCGCGCGACCAGCTCGGCTTCGGCGACATCGCCGTGCTGTACCGGACCGACGCCCAGGCCGAGGCGGTTGCGGAGGCTCTGGCCCGCGGCGGCATGCCGTTCAAGAAGAGCTCGCTGGCGCCGCTGTCGGAAGACCCGGCGGTGCGCGCCCTGCTGGCGGCGCTGGAGCCGGAGGCGGGGGAGGGGCCGCTGCCGCGGCAGCTGCAGCGGGCGGCCGAAGCGCTGCGCCGCGACGGCGCCGACCCGGCGGCGACCACGGCGGCGCTGCAGCGCCTGTCGCTGATCGCCTCCCGCCAGGCCGAGGCTTCAGGCATCGACGACCGCGCCGGATTCCTGGCCGCGGTGGCCCTGGCGGCCGAGGCGGATTTCTGGGACCCGCGCGCCGACCGGGTCTCCCTCCTGACCCTGCATGCCGCCAAGG